TTCAGGTTCAGCTGAAGTCATCagacacattcatacatactgCGTAAGTACTTGCAGTAATTATGTGTTAAAATTGGCGCTTGTCTTCAAACTGCATTTTTCTGAACAATTTTCCTAAATACAATCACAATGTGCTTAAAAGCAGGTGTGTGGTTGTATTAATTTTGAACATAGGATTataaacatttgtttaaatACAGTTTCATAAAAATTATTATGAAAATATAGTGTTTTCCTAACTGCATATTCTGTGATGACTTCTCTAAGTGTGGGGACTTCATAGTGAAGACAGTGAATGGAGTAACAGTACATCATGCTCATGTTTTAGTTGGGCTGTACATTCTGctttacataaatacatgttcTGATTTGATAGAAGATATTTCTTTTGTGTCGGTGCAGCCAGTGCTCCAGCCTGGTCAAAACTGCTCTGACTCCTGTCGAGCCTCATCTGAAGCCCAGTCCCAGCGCCACACATGGAGCATGTGGTCATAGAATGAGCAGCTCGCTAGAAGACCAGACAGTGAAGAGGTATTTTCATGAAGCGCAGGGCCTGCAGCAGGGGTGGTAGAGGGCGCTGCAGTACCCTCTGGGATGTATCGTCCTGCTTCATCCTCCAGGGAAGTGTCAAAGCTGGCAGTGGGGGATTCGTACTGAATCCTCAAGTGTTCTCCGGTCTCGATGAGACATTCCTTTGGTTCCGCAGAAGGAGGGGAGCAGGGAGCAAGTTCCTCCAGGGACAGCCGGGACCAGTCAGCTCCATACGCAAGGGAGTTGTGGAGGATATAGGAGGCTACGACAGGACATGCTCCTCCACTGCCCTCTGGACAATGACAGGAAAACGGCGATGCTGTCAGAAAAACTCAACAATATCTTTTATGGCAGAAGCAAATCACACTCTTTTTAGGTGTCCTGTTTCTAATGGGATCCATTTCATTCACACAACGTTTTATACATGTTCGGTTGACTGACCGTCCTCTCATGTTTACTGCCACCCCAGTGGATCCTAAATTATTCTGTAATGAAGCTGCAGGACAGCAATGCTAAACTACTTTTGGTGTGTAACAAAGTCTGTGTTTAGCACCAGGGCAATGAGAATCACATTTGTCATTCTCATTCTACAATTTTCTGAACTCAGACTTACTAAGTGTAAGTCAACCTCTGGCTTTTTTGTTGAGTCATTCTTTGTCATCTCTTTACTGTTGCCATTTCTACTGTCAGCATTTAACTCGAGTGTCATTACATCTTATGAATGAGGAGGCCAAACTCAAGAGGAAGGTGAAGCTAATGCTTGGTACCTACACCAACTAATGGAATAATTAACCATAAAAAACCCCAAAAGCTCATGATAAGTATTTCCTTGCCCAGCTCTCCCTCACACTCACCAAGGGCCTGCTGGCAGTGAAGGATGTGGAAGTCATTGTGCATGCAGGCTGCTAACAGCAGGTGCTGATGGGTCGGATGCCACTTCAGCCTCCACACTCCTCCACCCACAGGACTCTCACTGAGAGGCTGCCGCATGTTCCTGCCATCCCACAGTAAAACCTGCTCATCATAGCTGCAAAAAGAAGTACAAGATGCAAGACTTGCAATCACATGACTGATAGAGTGCGTCAGCTTCTAGGTCAggacaacaagaacaacaacaaggaAACAGTGGTAGTTAACACTAGTCACAATCGTACAAAGGCTAATTCTCATGCAATGACAAGTTAACCATACAGAGTTCATTCGGATATTTACCTGCCTGTAGCCAGAATGTGTTCCCGATGTGGGTTGCTGTGAATGCTGCACACGCCCATTGAGTGCCTTCGAGAGAACAGATTACAAACTGTCAATGGattttgtgaaaacacagtCCACATGAGAGCTGATGGCCCTAACATGAACACTCACCGCTTACTGGTGAAAGTGGGGCAGGACGGACCAACCCTGAGATCCCAGCCTTTGAGTTTGCAATCATCACCACCTATTGAGGGACGACACAAACACTTAGAGAGAGGAAATGGTGGAGATGCATATACAAACATTCAGAAAGGATCAATTAGCTATACATTAGACACACAACAGTACAAACTGGCTCTGATTACACATGAATGAATCAACAAATGATTGTTTCCATTTTGATGTGAAGATCTCCGTGCTGTTATATGGTGGAGGTGGCACTCTGTATTTGATGATGTTTGTGACTGTCACTGCTCATGCTACCTTTTCACTTCTCCAGTATTGTTCCAAACTAATGGGCGGTGAGCAATATTTATGCACATATTGTCCAAAATTTGTGTCCTGCAAGGAAATTAGTGAGGAAAATATGTCAATGCTTGTGATTTGTTAGAACATTCCAAagagtcttttctttttatcacaAGGACATTTCAAAGGTTATTTTCTTTAGTtaacttttattatttatgaatATGTGAACTGATTGCAAAAACGGCCAAGCTGAGAAGATGCTTTGACAAGGGAGTCATATTGTcagagaaaatacaaagaatAACTACTGTAAAAGCTTTCACGAAGTCCAAATAGGTTGAATACAGagttaaaacaataaatcagcTGGGCTAAAGTATAGGCCAATGTTAGCTTGTTGCTGAGTTCAAGATTATTTTTTCAACTGCAAAATGACCTGCCGAGCACATGTCCTGGTCAATTcttaaaatcaacaaaaaatgGATACTTATCAAAGTATTTGTATatgttctgtgtttatgtaaaaCTGTGCTTATGATGTATCTTATCATATTTTGTCAACTCTCAAATATAGAGCTTGCTAACAGCCTCAAAAGTTCAGTGCTGGTTGGGCTCCAGTTGAATACTGTGTTGTAtccaagcagcaacctccaggtctgaaaaatgaagccaacactaagtgccaaaaactgcagttccttgaatggccacttgaggctggaTCCAAAAGtgtcaatccccatagacccccacattaAAGTCTCCAAATTTACAGCAggaataaacatgtttacaggcTGGGACAAAAAAAGAGTTTTAGTCTGTACAGCTAATGTTCGCGTTCATGACAACTACACAGAGGTGAATCTTACATAACTCACTTTAACACAGGAGCCTGCATAAACAGGGCAGAGCCCAAGGTGATACTAGTCTGTTCACTATGCGTCCTgtgcggacaggcaagccaggcagttgctttgGAGCCCTCGGCCACTAGGGtgccccggccacttatttacaacaacaattactgctaggcctgggctttcagggacctctgttggtccctggatctcactttgagaaccactcatctattttttcagtattcatctcaaatgtcccagaaattgtgcattcatgtgtgcaaaaaacaaatttttgtGGCGTGCACAGGTGGGGTGGGGaccccagggatttcttgcttggagacccaagagaccctagcaacgccactgatCCTGTGAAACACATATGTGACCTCACTGGTCATGTTTATGTATAAAGTTTCTGGAATTGAGTGTCTAAGTTAATGAACAGTTCACTGCATATATAAAAAGagcacaaaacatttaaaaagagtTCATTTTCCCCATTCTTTCATTTACTTATGTTGCAACCAGAAAGTTAACATTCATGGTTAGtttgattttatatttttgatattaaAGTGTCTTATGGTAATACAGTAATTTAGTATTGTTGGATACGTTATAGATCATCTGAATTGAACAAAAAATGGCTTTGAATCCAATCTGAATTCAGATTGTGTTTAAGGTGAGTTTTTTTGGTCTGGATTGCTGTTTTCATCAGGGTTTCATCAGGGAAGTGCCACTGTTACACCAGTATTGTGAATGGGCATTGAACACTGAATGTCATTTTGGATTTTAAGTCATGTGATACGACCTTGTTTGACAGACTTCAGTAAAGAATTTATCAGACTGTTCAATTATATATTTAGCTCTGATTGTTCATCAAAACTTTGGTGCCAGTTTCTTACAAATGCAACAAGAATTATCCTCATGTAGGACCCTTGAGGAAAGTTAACGCCTCAGCAAATGTGATGTGTACACATCACAGCATCACAAGTTTCACAAGACATTAGGATGTTACCAAATTATGACACTGGGTTCTTATCATGTCACATGTCATAGAAGAACAGAATACTACTGCATTCTAGTTACAAATGTGCCAGATTATAATTTAAAAGAGTGTTACCAGAATAAACCAGCTGTGTGTCCCAGTAGGAGAAGGCAGAGATCCAGGCCTCAAAGTCATGGGCCTTCCACCGTGACAGAGACGTCAGAGCACCTTCAGCCAGGGACAGCACACTGACACAGCCGGCAGAGTCACTGCACACCACCCgcacatcactgctgctgacacaaaCAGGACCCACTCAAGTGTCATAAATGTAGcccaatttttcatttttatttaggAAAGGgtttaacgtgtgtgtgtgtatacagaaTGTTAACAATAATGTAATGTTCATATGGACAGATGGAAGCTTTCAGAGCCTTGTCAATCTGGACCATATTCGTAGTGTTTTTGTGTAAAGTATGACATTAACTACAACACGGACAAATGCAGCGGCAGCTGCTGCCTTTGGACCACGTTGAGTGTTACCTGTCCATTCTTCCAGTGGACCAGTCTAAGGACAGAGCCAGCCGTTCTGTTCCCACCTCCACACTGCTCAGAGTCTGCAGAATGCGGCTGCCTTCCTACTGGATACACACGTTCATGAGTGCAGACTACACAAACATCAACAGCTCGTCACACCAAGTCTAACATACATAATGACCGGACCGGGGTCATCTCCACGGCTATGGCTGTGTCTTCGTCATTAGTtatcagacggcagagacaatgggtcgggactgagtggagatgaagtacaagggcttacacacacacacacacacacacacacacacacacacacacacgaagacacatataacacgcacacaccctccaACTCAACGCCTTCCAGCACAATAAATACACTTTTCCTGCACGTAACGATTGACTGCCCAAACATATCATTTTACATCAGCAGTGAACTAAGCAGCCACTGAACAAATAATACGTCACGGCACTTCAGCTTGTACTCAATCACTATCCTTAACAGACTGAAGCAGCCATGTGTGGTCAAATATTATTAAAGGTAAAGAAATTTAGTGCAGCAGCTATGAGAGTTTATACTGATTAGGTGTTGCTGACACTGCGCCAAATGTTTCATTGGATAGCAGCATGTTATATAGCATTTTTCCAACAAAAACATGCTCAGTCTGCACAACATAATGCAGTCCAGAacaaaccacaaactgcagctcgaaaaataataattaaaaatttCATGCACTTTTTGCAACACCTCTCTAATTCATTAGCAATTATATCATACACCTACTGTAAggtgttcctgttttttttggCCATCACTGTGTGCATTGTCAGTTTTAATAAGAAAGGTCCCTTGATCGTGACAACCGGTTGGCTGAATGGAGCGAACTCTCCTTTACAATCTAGCTCTTCAACAAGGTCCTGCTTAaccacaaaagcacaaattgtgAGTTTCTGAAATCTGGCAAATGCACAATCGTCTACGCAGCACAGGAAAGATTTCCTCCACAGTTATTCCACCTTTTTTGGTGTTTAGCCAAAGGCAGCTAAATCTATATAGCACATTTCCTCCACAGTGACTGTTCACTATAGTTTACAAgttgcataaaaaaataaatgggaaaagatttaaaaaatgtatttggtGTACAATCTTGAATATTCTTATGTGGTACCCTGCATGCATTCTTTGCTCACAGACAATGCCACATTAAGCTACTTTATAATGGAGATTAGTTAGAATGATGCTCTTTATTTAGAAGGAAATTACACATTTGGGTTAATCACTGTAGTAAGAAAGGCTGctttcagacaaaaaaagcaaagcaaaaaaaaaaaaaaaggcctcacATGCTGATTCTGTACACAGACATCAGCTGAATGTCTAAACATATGAAGTGACTGGCTATGAGTCTTCTGATGCCATATTTTTCTCACCTGACTGTCTGACAGTGTGTACAGCTGCAGCTCTCCGGTGGCAGCAGCCATTCCCAGCACTGGCTGCCCGGACACTGGCACGTGACACCTGAGAACATTCAAAGCAATCAACAAAAAGGAAGCAGACAGTGACACCAACAGCCACTGGGGTCGAACCTGATTTTGAggcaaagcagaaaagaaaggGATCCGCACACCAAATAGCTCCCATTCGAAGGACTGAAATCAGAAGCTGTTTTTTCTACTTTGCCATTCATTTTGTGATCCAACACAGATGCGCGTGTCATGTTCATTATTGTTTTAAACCTGATTTCTTACCATTTCAAATCTAAAATGGCCGCTGTGTCCATGCGCTGTAGCTCAGTGAGAGGAGGGCTCATTGATGCCTCTCGCTGAAATTCAAACAGGTACAAACGACCCGTCCGGCTTGGGGTGGCATCTTCTTCCCCTGCCTACAGGAAGAATTTGAAAGGGACATACATCAGTCAACAGTCAGACACCAGCaggggaaaacacaaaaactcaaaGCGCTGTCAAGAGCATGCCAAGTCAAGAGGCAGTGACCCGAACCCTAAAGCCAAGCTGGCCAACCACAAGCCTGAAAGCAAAGCTATTGATAGCAGGCTACGTGCAAATAGAGGTCAGATCCTATGGTGAAAGCATGACCCACCTTTGCCATAGTCAACAACGGAGATTACagtgcactctctctctctctacggAGACAAAAACTCAATTTGCCCTCTCTTCACATCAACACTGCATGCCGAGCCTCTCAATACCTTTCCTCGAGAaggagttttccaaaagctccACTTTCAGTGACCTAGTGACCTTTGTGTCTGGATGAAATGCCCAAACATTTAGAAAAGGCTATGTTGTGAAAAATACTTGTGTACGTGTGGACTATGCATGCTAGACTAGGCCCTCACCTCTCTTCCACCCTTACATTCAGCCTCATCCTCCACAGACCTTAAACTCATGACAGTGCCTGCATCCactccaccatcaccatcatctttGCAGAGAAGAAGTCCACAGACTGACAGTGTGGTGTTCAGAGAACAACCTCACCATGAgctctttaaaaataaaagacctCATAATAAACTTCAGGAAGAACAGTGCAGAAGATCATGGCCTCGCCTGCTCACTGCCATCTTTGGAGGATTTATGCAGCTCTCCCTGCCTCAGTAGAGGTAGCCAGCAGGCGGAAAGACCCATCTCACCTTGGACATCATCTGTTTGACCTGCTGCCCTCTGGTTAGGTTAATCAAATCATGGACAGATTTAAGAAGAGCTTTTACCCCAGAGCCAAACAAGAACACTgccaaacactgacactgactgtcTCGGTCCTGTGACTATCAGCACTGCAGCTCTACAATATTACAGTAACACTTACAGATTACAGCAGATTACAGTCTACTTTATAACTGCACCTTTGTATATAAGGCTACTGTGACATCCAGAAGTGCaatttcagctgttttaacATCTTATCTATTGTATCTTATCATATTGTTTTAATATTATTACATTTCATTATTACATATTTGTATTGCCTCTTGATTTGTGTGAATCCAATGTCAGGATTGCTTCTCAAATTCATTAAATTCTGGGGAATGACAACAAAGGAATATTATTCTGCTTATGTTTTCAGttatgttttaattattttaattaacatGTACAGACCAATTTAAATGATGAGGGTTATGATTCCAACAATGGATGTTGATAATATGGATGTGAAAGGCCAACTTCCGTTCCATTGCTGTGGGGACCCGGaataaaaatgtgctgctgggGCCCCATTCCCCCACACTGTGCTTTGGAATTTTACTTAGTTTGCTGTCTCGAAAATTtgatgaaacacaaataatTAGAAATATGCACCAagtacacagagtacaaaataaaacagtgaaggTGTGGATTTTCACACAGGGCCTGAAAATTAGACCCTAATTATGTTTATTGATATTGTGCTTTCATGATGCATTGTAAGTTACAAACTGACCATGAAATTTCCACAAATCAATGACCACGCGGTGCACTTGGGGCATTTCTCCACGTGGCCTTTTTAATGTAGAAGCCTTCTCCTTGCTCAAAGTATGCACCATGTTGTTCTTAGTTTGATTATGCTGGACCTGCTGTGAGCAGTAACGATTGCACAAAGGTTTATGTTAGAGACAGGAATCACCAAACTCCAAGTCCTCCAATAAACTGCGGATGAAAACGGTCAGAAGTGTCGCTGAGTATGAGGTACAGCTCATGGGACAGGTAATGGGATGCACCGGTGCAGTTGGACAGACTGTTCGTCTCTCATCTCACCCCTTTCTGTAGTTGGTATGTCCCGCAGACCAGGATATCGTGGCTTGATGAAACAGGGCACCACTCCACGGTGTCAGCACTCAGCTCCGTGTCAAACACCTGTAGATTGCGTGTCCTCGACTTCCAAGCCATGGCCGCCTGCTCTGCATAACGTTACTGTGCCGGTGCAATAGCTAAAAAAGCAAAATTAGATCcaggtaaaaacaaaactaaacacagATAAGTCTATCGAGTAACGTCGGCACGTTAGACCTACATTACTATCCAGTTAACTTTGATTAGGCTATCTGAGCTGACAAAATAATCTGTTTGGTACGATAGGTAGCTAGCCTAGCAAGATAGAATTAACTCACTGCAGTGTCACGCACTGCAAATTGTCAACAATTAGACACTTCAGATACTGAATAACATATTCATCGAGTGAATAAAATGTCCAAAGTCGAATTAACTTCAGTTTAATGCTGAATATCCTCAGAACAAATTATCAACAAAACTCACATGTGAGCCAGCCCAGACGCGACGACTATTTGCGCCGTGACGTCATCGCTGTGCGTAAGGGTACATTCAGGTGCCATTCCAAAAAAACCAAAAGGATTCGTTTCCCCGTCCCACACATTGGGGGAGAGTCAAGGCAGTTCCGGTACAAATCCATCAGTTTATCACGGGCTTGTATCGATAGTGTAGATAAGGATACTGACTCATAttctcattgtttttattttgttacacAGATAGCAAAACTCGTTTTTCTGTTTAAAGGTATCAGAACCAATCAAATATAATTACCACCTGTACTCATAATGTATACTGTAATGTAGCCATCAAACAACATGAACTCCAGAATCATGAAATTCTGGCATCGCAGTAAGACAGCTACATTTGTCCAGcctctttcattttgtcaagTCATATGTTGAAGGACAAATATCGTATTCATGCTTGTAAATGGAATGGAAGCCTTCCATCTCTCACAGTGTTCTTATGTCATTTTGCCAATTACTTTAGGTCGCTAAAAGTTATGGTAAGAAAGAATCATAAGACTGACAAAATATACACGTCTGTTTCTCGATCCTTGCTCTTCTAATGCCCCATACCTTGctcctttgtgtctctctttgtttattttacttttgcctttgtttttacGTATCCTTATCTGTTTTTCAATATGACTccttttgtttcatattttcatattttgttttcgcatttttgtttcatttgtttttttttattcggTCGCTAATTTCCaccattgattgattgattcttGTGTTTAAGTTTTCTATAGTTGTCCCTCTTGCTATGTAtattataaaataataaataaatgtgtgtgtgtgtgtgtgtgtgtgtgtgtgtgtgtgtgtatgtgtattgaAGGTCTCAACCGGAAGTATCAATATGTTGTTACACATACACGTTCTGACTGCAATTGCAGTGATGTTACTGAGTGGTCACAGGTGTGTAACTACACCCTTGTCTTTTttgaaagtttgttttttgacacTGACCAAACTGTTTAGCTAATGTCACCATTTTGAGCATTATATATTTGATAGGATGAGTATGTTTGTCATGGATGTACACTGACCTCCAGTGCTTACAGTGTGTCGCAACAACTCGGtgtatttgctgttgtgttGGTGCCAGTGCAGTCGCCGattttgtgtatttacagtCAACAGTGTGGTCTACATGGAAAgtaacaacacagaaacaattcATTCTGCTATTTGTGACCCATCACTGTGGAGATTATGTGTAATTTAGATGGCAGGTTAGCCTGGTGCTTTGAGTGACCACAACCTCAACCTCACATCCTAGGGGAGCACACAGGGGAGTCCTTGACTTGAGTCTGCAGGGATATTCTCTCAGTGGCCACTTTGGTAGCCAGGCCTGTACAATCTAATGTAATCCAAGACACCAGCTCAGCCATAAATTCTGCTTTAAGTTACCTATAATGTTCTGGGCTTTTTCATGCTGTCATACATTCAATCATGTGTTTTAGCACCAAGGTCGCAGTTGTTCTTGGGGTTGTACTGAGCTGTTTATgttcagaggtgtttctaatattctgcccCTTTCGTGTGGGTAAATAGAAGGGACAAAATAGGTCCCTACTGATGTAGGAGATGAAGGAAATGAGTAGACGTTAGCGGATCCTCACTCCGGCCCAGTAGGTGGCAATAATGCACCTATGAGCTTGTTTGCCAACCGTCATAAGCttgaagaagaagacgaagaaaacgaagaggaggaggaggaagaagaagaagaagaaatagtagtagtagtcggCTGCTAGGAGTGTAACGTAAACGCCACCAGCTCGCAATGGATTTCAACGTGAAAAAATTAGCCTCCGGTGCTGGACTGTTCTTCACACGAGCTGTCCAGGTAACTAAAGCCGTCCTGGTGCACAGAGCCATGGTTGGCCTGCTGCTTTCACTTTGGCAGCCAGCTGTTGGTAAAGTTACTGACATAAGCTAACGTTACGTTACGGTAGCCTACAGCTTCTGACTTGGCAGGATATCGAATTGACGAGCAAATGTTAACACTGCATGACAGCACAGGAAGTAGATAGAATTGCTTGATATTCAGCAATGTCTTTGTTATAGTTAAACAACGCTTGCCAAATGCTGTTATTGGCAGTGTTGATAGATGTTACTGTCTCTTTGGGAAAGCTAGCCTAGCATTCGCTAGCACCAAATAATCACGCACTCAGCTAAAATAGATTAGCAAATCGTAATAGATGTATGTACTGTCAGGGGAGAGAGGACGGAAACGACTGTCCCAGGTCATGAAGCCCAGGCAGTGAAACACAGCCTTCACGGTTGTGCTTCAGTAGTTCGCCGGTGAGTTTGTGCTCTGCCTCAGTTCACAGAGGAGAAGTTGGGCCAGGCGGAGAAGACTGAGCTGGACGCTCACTTTGAGAACCTGATGAGCCGGGCAGACTGCACCAAACACTGGACTGAGAAGatatacagacagactgagatcCTGCTGCAGCCCAACCCAAGTATGACATCAATATAGCAATCTCATAATCACAGAGTGTTCTAGACTACATACTCTCCTCAGGCAGAACTACCCGCGAGTCTACTTTTATTTGCTAATTACAAATTAGATGACTGGTATAAAAAAGCAGCACAAGGGAATGACTAGCTCATTTAAAACATACCATTAGTGGAGGTTACTGATTGTATTAAGAActaatacaaaataaattgaaGATGAACTTTTCACactgatggaaaaatgaaagaacattTTGTGGATTGATGAAACCATGGTCATAGGTAATGGACCTTAAAGAATGTTTCAGGGTTGGGTGGTACTTTGGTATCCTGGGGTATTTTAAATAGCAACAGTGTCCATTTCATTACTGTAATGAAAAATCCTGCTGCAcaatgtgcacaaatacacaataaGTGCCTGAATATCTGTCCAGCACCACTGTCTGTGTGGGTGAAGATGCTATGGAAGTGATGACAGAGCTTTTTGGAAACAGTGTAGTTTGTCAAAAAAGACTTGACTATTTACAAATGATCATAATGATCATGAAGATCCCCATCATCTGGTGGTGAGCAAACATCCAGAAGGACAAGAAGtgctgtgcgtgtgcgtgcccCAAATTCACCATCAGAGCAGGTGTTCAGCACTGCAGGCAAAGACGTAAGTCTGGGACGTGTCCTGCTCAAGCCTGAGAGTAAACAtgcctgtttttttctggtgaaaagCGTAGAATAGGTTTACGGATTAGCCTGATGTGTTATGTGGGACacatttttatgtctgtttttgttcctgctattttttgttatttatcgTTTTTGTATTATTTGATAAGCCTACTGGATACTATAGGCTGTGCTTTTAATGTCAATTATGTGTACTGGATTGTAGTCATCGACAAATTGTTGTTGATTTCATTCCATTTGgttgacagacagctgagaaGTCATGTCATGTTATCACACTCTTCTTTATCTGCCTCAGGATACCAGCAGTACTTGCACTGAAGTTTGTCTACGCTTTTAACATTTACTACTCCATTTCTGATGTTCTTTAGAGAATGAAACTGGAACGTctatcacatttttgtcattgtgtgACAACAGTAAGACCTTTcgtacaagaaatgcagctcaaaatgctttacaacaaaaaaattgCATGCACTGACTGCTTCTCATAAAAGTagacacaaaatgaatataaaaacatgttaaaagcTCTAATGTAACATAAGATGGAAAGTCACAGTTGACGTGCACAGTAGCCATGTTGTTGTGTAGCAGCGGTTGGCGGCTCGGCTGATAATAAAGTTTACCACGAGAATATTTGGGGAAGCTTTAACAGTATCAAAAACTGGATACTGCCCACAACCCCACTGAATGTTTTCTTTGCCATCAGTGTGATTAGTTCATTAAAAGAATTTAGCCACAACAAaagtagtactagtagtagtagtagtagtagtagtagtagtagtataacAGACTTTAATACTTGAGTGAAAACATAAACGGTAATGCTGAAAGGACCACACCGGTGGCACTGAATGTTTTAACCCATTAATAGaatttgtgtgtgctgtattaCTTCTGACCATCTTGCAAAGTGTGTTTACACCATACCACGTTTGGAgtgttttcttatgtttttgCAGCCAGTAGTTTCAGTTCATCTCATGATTTCTGTAAAATCAACTTTGCTAACATCCATCATGTAATTCATCACAGCTGCCTTATTTTTGTGTCACATTTAGGTACAATTTggattttcttcctttctctctgttcacTAACTTTATGACATCTGAAATTTGAAATTTACCTCAATATGAAAAGTTTTTTTCTAAATTTGCTTTAGTGAACAGTTTCATGGCAGACCGGTCATCATAGCACTCCTGTCTAACATGCTGCTCTTCTTGAAGGACTATTAACATTATctatactgtaaatacacaacACTGAGGTGCTGTAAACAGCCTTGTTTGAGGTTTTGcatcaaactgtaaaatgtttcactCTAGATAATCTCATGAAGTCAACGTTTTGTTACATTTGCTAACATCACTGGCATTGGCAGCAGAGTTTAAATGTGACACGTTGCGTTTTCTTGAGAACAGATTgaaattatgtttatattcaCTCTCACCAAATGTGATGAATGTATTTCCTTCTCCATAAAACATTTACTGGGGCAATTTTAAATATCTGAAATTATGCATTGTTTATATGCTCGTTTGCTAGCTACCATTCTTTGTCTACACTGCCTTTGTTGGCGCttttgctgtgtctgtctgcacactACTGATACCAACTGGCAGTCAGCAGAATAGCATGCATCTTGGAGCAGGAATGTGTCTCACGTTGCGTTTTACAACTCAGATCCATCCATAATATTATATTTATAGTTGAAAGGCTGAAACATGCAGAGCCACTGGTATGTTCCTTACAGTCATaat
This Chaetodon auriga isolate fChaAug3 chromosome 5, fChaAug3.hap1, whole genome shotgun sequence DNA region includes the following protein-coding sequences:
- the dph7 gene encoding diphthine methyltransferase; its protein translation is MAWKSRTRNLQVFDTELSADTVEWCPVSSSHDILVCGTYQLQKGAGEEDATPSRTGRLYLFEFQREASMSPPLTELQRMDTAAILDLKWCHVPVSGQPVLGMAAATGELQLYTLSDSQEGSRILQTLSSVEVGTERLALSLDWSTGRMDSSDVRVVCSDSAGCVSVLSLAEGALTSLSRWKAHDFEAWISAFSYWDTQLVYSGGDDCKLKGWDLRVGPSCPTFTSKRHSMGVCSIHSNPHREHILATGSYDEQVLLWDGRNMRQPLSESPVGGGVWRLKWHPTHQHLLLAACMHNDFHILHCQQALEGSGGACPVVASYILHNSLAYGADWSRLSLEELAPCSPPSAEPKECLIETGEHLRIQYESPTASFDTSLEDEAGRYIPEGTAAPSTTPAAGPALHENTSSLSGLLASCSFYDHMLHVWRWDWASDEARQESEQF